A section of the Harmonia axyridis chromosome 2, icHarAxyr1.1, whole genome shotgun sequence genome encodes:
- the LOC123673932 gene encoding zinc finger protein 711-like, producing MKEEANEIDINIKKSEYGENFKTHVEKTEDVDISEQFIDENEIHERTIYLQNVDKTNLGHSFKLNDFHDESLKVEKLPQFHGECSHLNSVHLNLKEQKCHLCEYATNRKWYLKHHIDSVHLKLKGCKCHLCDFTTNTKGNLKQHINSVHLNLKQQKCHLCDFATNRKWDLKQHINSVHLNLKEHKCPLCEFDANRKGDIKHHIDSVHLKLKGCKCHLCDFTTNSKGHLKQHINSVHLNSVHLNLKQQKCHLCDFATNRKWDLKQHIDAVHLNLRKHKCPLCEFDAKRKVDMKRHIDAVHFIH from the exons atgaaagagGAGGCAAATGAAATTGATAT aaatatcaagAAATCAGAATATGGCGAAAACTTCAAAACTCATGTAGAAAAAACAGAAGATGTTGATATATCCGAACAATTTATTGATGAGAATGAAATTCATGAGAGGACAATATACCTGCAAAATGTTGATAAAACTAACTTGGGgcattcattcaaactcaatgaTTTTCATGATGAATCTTTAAAAGTAGAGAAATTACCACAATTTCATGGAGAATGTTCTCATTTGAATTCTGTCCATTTAAATTTGAAGGAACAGAAGTGCCACCTGTGTGAATATGCTACAAATCGTAAATGGTATCTCAAACATCATATAGAttcagttcatttgaaattgaaaggctgtaagtgtcacctgtgtgattttACTACAAACACTAAGGGGAATCTCAAACAACATATAAATTCTGtccatttaaatttgaaacaacAGAAGTGCCACCTGTGTGATTTTGCTACAAATCGTAAATGGGATCTCAAACAGCATATCAATTCAGTCCATTTAAATTTAAAGGAACATAAGTGTCCCTTGTGTGAATTTGATGCAAATCGTAAAGGGGATATCAAACATCATATAGATTCagttcatttaaaattgaaaggctgtaagtgtcacctgtgtgattttACTACAAACAGTAAGGGGCATCTCAAACAACATATAAATTCTGTCCATTTAAATTCTGtccatttaaatttgaaacaacAGAAGTGCCACCTGTGTGATTTTGCTACAAATCGTAAATGGGATCTCAAACAGCATATAGATGCAGTCCATTTAAATTTAAGGAAACATAAGTGTCCCTTGTGTGAATTTGATGCAAAGCGTAAAGTGGATATGAAACGACATATAGATGCAgttcatttcattcattga
- the LOC123673931 gene encoding uncharacterized protein LOC123673931 isoform X1 → MVGESCNAVVPRNICKFCNKDTPSKFLNCVKCNLYAHKRCCDKNNVKIAECGTKINCCASKTDEEVFTDCYTNNVDSYECLAIRVQYLNMLIIEKDKIICDKMQIIRGKEHIINLLTSNGGHHSTPPFKKLFDNTETIESIFTNKTTIRSTYQRNAKHSRTISTPVSTLDGTSVQASSTTKITSMSPSISAGTVRGSTVEPTTVIAAPRIVDSSAISKNPQPVNRNDEGTWKSISKAKNKWTVTGSATGMTVKASQKKISLFVSRIHPQTSLKDCTEMVHMNLKAQCECLKSKHPENYLSFKVIINECDLDKAKVVMNWPEGTLVMNFFQRSAKRTEPS, encoded by the coding sequence ATGGTTGGGGAAAGTTGCAACGCGGTAGTTCCGCGCAATATTTGCAAATTTTGCAATAAGGATACGCCTagtaaatttttaaattgtgtCAAGTGCAACCTTTATGCACACAAAAGGTGCTGTGataaaaataatgttaaaattGCAGAATGTGGTACGAAAATCAATTGTTGTGCTAGTAAAACTGACGAAGAAGTTTTCACCGACTGCTATACAAATAATGTAGATTCATACGAATGTCTTGCAATCAGGGTTCAGTATTTAAATATGCTCATAATTGAAAAAGACAAAATAATTTGTGACAAGATGCAAATCATCCGTGGTAAAGAGCATATTATAAATCTGCTTACTTCTAATGGTGGTCATCATTCAACTCCGCcatttaaaaaattgtttgataaTACTGAAACTATAGAAAGTATATTTacgaataaaacaacgataagGAGCACTTATCAGCGAAATGCTAAACATTCCCGTACAATATCTACACCTGTCTCAACATTAGATGGCACATCCGTGCAAGCCAGTTCCACAACGAAGATAACATCAATGTCGCCCAGTATTTCTGCAGGTACTGTCCGTGGGTCTACTGTTGAACCTACGACTGTGATAGCAGCGCCACGGATTGTCGACTCGTCGGCGATTTCCAAAAATCCGCAACCCGTGAATCGGAATGATGAAGGAACTTGGAAATCTATCTCGAAAGCTAAAAATAAATGGACTGTGACTGGTTCAGCCACAGGGATGACCGTtaaagcatcacaaaaaaagatATCTCTGTTTGTTTCTAGAATACATCCCCAGACATCTTTGAAGGATTGTACGGAAATGGTTCATATGAACCTTAAAGCTCAATGCGAATGTCTGAAGTCCAAGCATCCCGAAAATTATTTATCATTCAAGGTTATAATCAACGAATGTGATCTGGACAAGGCTAAGGTGGTGATGAACTGGCCGGAGGGTACTTtggttatgaatttttttcagagaagTGCCAAGAGGACAGAACCAAGTTAA
- the LOC123673930 gene encoding zinc finger protein 711-like: protein MKEEANEIYINIKKSEYGENFKTHVEKTEDVDISEQFIDENGVHERTIYLQNVDKTNLGHSFKLNDFHDESLKVEELPQFHGESSHLNSVHLNLKEQKCHLCEFATNRKWYLKRHIDSVHLKLKGCKCHLCDFTTNSKGHLKQHINSVHLNLKEQKCHLCDFATNRKRDLKHHIDSVHLNLKEHKCPLCEFNANRKGEIKQHIDAVHLKLKGCKCHLCDFTTNSKGHLKQHINSFHLNLKEQKCHLCDFATNRKWYLKHHIDSVHLKLKGCKCHLCDFTTNSKGNLKQHINSVHLNLKEQKCHLCDFATNRKWDLKQHIDSVHLNLKEHKCPLCEFDANRKGDIKRHIDAVH from the coding sequence aaatatcaagAAATCAGAATATGGCGAAAACTTCAAAACTCATGTAGAAAAAACAGAAGATGTTGATATATCCGAACAATTCATTGATGAGAATGGAGTTCATGAGAGGACAATATACCTGCAAAATGTTGATAAAACTAACTTGGGgcattcattcaaactcaatgaTTTTCATGATGAATCTTTAAAAGTAGAGGAATTACCACAATTTCATGGAGAATCTTCTCATTTGAATTCTGTCCATTTAAATTTGAAGGAACAGAAGTGCCACCTGTGTGAATTTGCTACAAATCGTAAATGGTATCTCAAACGACATATAGATTCagttcatttaaaattgaaaggATGTAAatgtcacctgtgtgattttACTACAAATAGTAAGGGGCATCTCAAACAACATATAAATTCTGtccatttaaatttgaaagaacAGAAGTGCCACCTGTGTGATTTTGCTACAAATCGTAAACGGGATCTCAAACATCATATAGATTCAGTCCATTTAAATTTAAAGGAACATAAGTGTCCCTTGTGTGAATTTAATGCAAATCGTAAAGGGGAAATCAAACAACATATAGATGCagttcatttaaaattgaaaggctgtaagtgtcacctgtgtgattttACTACAAACAGTAAGGGGCATCTCAAACAACATATAAATTCTTTCCATTTAAATTTGAAGGAACAGAAGTGCCACTTGTGTGACTTCGCTACAAATCGTAAATGGTATCTCAAACATCATATAGATTCagttcatttaaaattgaaaggctgtaagtgtcacctgtgtgattttACTACAAACAGTAAGGGGAATCTCAAACAACATATAAATTCTGTCCATTTAAATTTGAAGGAGCAGAAGTGCCACCTGTGTGATTTTGCTACAAATCGTAAATGGGATCTCAAACAGCATATAGATTCAGTCCATTTAAATTTAAAGGAACATAAGTGTCCCTTGTGTGAATTTGATGCAAATCGTAAAGGGGATATCAAACGACATATAGATGCAgttcattga
- the LOC123673931 gene encoding protein unc-50 homolog isoform X2 gives MDYNREYKNKSPSPTSSIASGLNFVTRSSPIPLPATQRDNVTAAAKRYKYLRKIFKFNQMDFEFALWQMVYLFIAPQKVYKNFHYRKQTKSQFARDDPAFLVLFAACLCITSIGFAVILRLSVLQFIHFLLYVIFFDCVGLGIIIATLFWFILNKYFRVDAHGEDVEWGYSFDVHLNAFFPPLVLLHFFQLFFYNGLISHEWFISRFLGNTFWLVAVLYYMYITFLGYSSLYLLKKTHLILSPIPVFLFMWVLSILAGFNITHSLITFYIRRVI, from the coding sequence ATGGATTACAAccgtgaatataaaaataagtCTCCTTCACCTACCAGCAGTATAGCTTCAGGCTTAAATTTTGTTACGAGAAGTTCTCCAATACCTTTACCAGCTACACAGAGAGATAATGTGACTGCTGCCGCAAAAAGATATAAATATTTAcgtaaaatatttaaattcaatCAAATGGACTTTGAATTTGCTTTATGGCAAATGGTTTATCTGTTCATAGCACCACAAAAGGTTTATAAGAATTTCCATTATAGGAAACAGACAAAATCACAATTTGCAAGAGATGATCCAGCATTTTTAGTTCTTTTTGCTGCATGTTTATGCATAACATCGATAGGTTTCGCTGTAATCCTAAGATTAAGTGTGTTacagtttattcattttttgttatacGTTATATTTTTTGATTGTGTAGGCTTAGGTATCATCATTGCCACACTTTTCtggtttatattgaataaatatttcagagTTGATGCACATGGGGAAGATGTGGAATGGGGGTATTCATTTGATGTTCATTTAAATGCTTTCTTCCCTCCTTTagttcttcttcatttttttcaactatttttttACAATGGTTTAATAAGTCACGAATGGTTCATTTCTAGATTTTTAGGTAACACCTTTTGGCTAGTTGctgtattatattatatgtaCATTACCTTTTTAGGATACAGTTCTTTGTATCTTCTCAAGAAAACTCATTTAATTTTATCCCCCATACCCGTGTTTTTATTTATGTGGGTTTTAAGTATACTAGCAGGCTTTAACATAACTCATTCACTCATTACGTTTTATATTAGAAGAGTTATTTGA